A stretch of the Nicotiana tabacum cultivar K326 chromosome 6, ASM71507v2, whole genome shotgun sequence genome encodes the following:
- the LOC142182065 gene encoding uncharacterized protein LOC142182065: MAKTMLIDHNHPLYIGPSDTPSSVVVHVKLTGSENYGLWSRSMRIALLGKKKLGFVTGTCKKDAYEGELLGQWKTYNAIVLSWIMNNVAPELLDRIVYASDAHLIWEDLRERFNKVNRVRIFQLHREIATLAQGTSSVSVYFLKLKELGMNMMF, encoded by the coding sequence ATGGCAAAAACTATGTTGATAGATCACAATCATCCTCTATACATTGGTCCTTCCGACACTCCTAGCTCAGTTGTAGTTCATGTTAAGCTTACAGGGTCAGAGAACTATGGGTTATGGAGTAGGTCGATGCGGATCGCTcttttggggaagaagaagctAGGTTTTGTCACTGGAACATGCAAAAAGGATGCATATGAAGGAGAGTTACTGGGGCAGTGGAAAACATATAACGCCATTGTTCTATCATGGATTATGAACAACGTAGCACCTGAACTTTTAGACAGAATTGTGTATGCATCGGATGCGCACCTAATTTGGGAGGATCTGCGTGAAAGGTTTAACAAGGTGAATCGTGTAAGAATTTTTCAACTGCATCGTGAAATTGCAACTTTGGCACAAGGAACTAGTTCTGTATCTGTGTATTTTTTGAAATTGAAGGAACTTGGAATGAATATGATGTTTTAG